A section of the Pseudomonas tritici genome encodes:
- a CDS encoding PfkB family carbohydrate kinase gives MSRLLHTGQVIVDLVMALDTLPASGGDVLAKSASFETGGGFNVMAAAKRNGLSVIYLGRHGNGRFGDLARAAMLAEGVEIAQAPSTDKDTGLCVSLTEASTERTFISHIGAEGDLSAEDLAGVVPQSDDYVYVSGYSLLLEGKAQVLVDWLLALPRHITVVFDPGPLVKAPDSALMVALLPRIDIWTSNGPEALAFTGTGTLADALGDLRHHLPETALLVVRDGPNGCWVSRQGQADHVPGFKVKALDSNGAGDAHAGVFIAGLANGLTPAEAAQRANAAAALAVTRWGPATSPGTAEVNALLTE, from the coding sequence ATGTCTAGATTGCTGCACACCGGCCAAGTCATCGTCGACCTGGTCATGGCCCTCGATACCTTGCCCGCATCCGGCGGCGACGTGCTGGCAAAATCGGCCAGCTTCGAAACCGGCGGGGGCTTCAATGTAATGGCCGCGGCCAAGCGCAATGGGCTGTCGGTGATCTATCTGGGGCGCCACGGCAACGGGCGCTTTGGCGACCTGGCCCGCGCAGCGATGCTGGCCGAAGGTGTGGAAATCGCCCAGGCGCCCAGCACGGATAAAGACACGGGGCTATGCGTTTCGCTGACCGAGGCCAGCACCGAGCGCACGTTCATTTCCCATATCGGCGCGGAAGGTGATTTGAGCGCCGAGGATCTGGCGGGCGTGGTGCCCCAATCGGACGATTACGTTTATGTCAGCGGTTACAGCCTGTTGCTGGAAGGCAAGGCTCAGGTGTTGGTCGACTGGCTGCTGGCGCTGCCCCGTCACATCACCGTCGTGTTCGACCCGGGCCCGCTGGTCAAGGCACCCGATTCTGCTCTGATGGTGGCCCTGCTGCCGCGTATCGATATCTGGACCAGCAATGGCCCGGAGGCGCTGGCGTTTACGGGGACGGGTACGTTGGCGGATGCACTGGGCGACTTGAGGCACCATCTGCCCGAGACCGCATTGTTGGTGGTGCGTGATGGACCGAATGGTTGCTGGGTCAGCCGACAAGGCCAGGCCGACCATGTGCCGGGCTTCAAGGTGAAGGCGCTGGACAGCAATGGCGCGGGGGATGCCCATGCGGGGGTGTTTATCGCGGGGTTGGCGAATGGTCTTACACCCGCTGAAGCGGCGCAGCGGGCGAATGCGGCAGCGGCGCTGGCGGTGACACGCTGGGGACCAGCAACCTCACCTGGCACCGCTGAGGTCAATGCCCTGCTCACTGAATAA